ATTGCTGAATATAGAGAGTGTCAGTACTGGTTTAAAGTGTTTCCAGCTGCCTTAGCAATGGAAGCCTATAATGGGTGCCCTCTAatgtttattatgtattatacattCCACCAGCCTAGTAGTTCAGACGCTTCTGAATGACATATGTCTATATTTTAGTAGCAGtaagattacattttaatgttccAGAGGAAATGAATAAACGAATGGTTGACCAATGTCAATTCCAGAGGATTAAGAGGACACTGTTCCTCAGCTAAAAATGACTGTACTAAAGCCAAATGTAAGAAAGCATACAAATCCCATCCCACACAGCTCAGAATGCGTGGTACTGAGTCAAGCTGAGAAATAAAGCCAACATATCAAGATTTTGTTTCCAACACTGTGAAATTGTCTGTACAAGTTCATGGAACAGAGAACAGAAATATCCTCTGGATGTCCCAATAAACCTCTGTAGATGTCCTGCTGATATGAATTTACAAAGGcacttaatatattttatatgcatcAGGAATATGCAGAATCCTCAATGCTTAAGGAAGGCACTTGCAATTTCCATCCTGTTAACAAATATTAAATGTTTAACATAACTGAGAAGGGAGTTATATTTGCAGGGGTTTATACTAAAAGGAATTGCACAGAACCGAAATAATAATAGAACTAACTGCAGGGGTTTCTTCTCAGGCCTGGTACCGGCTTTTGCAGGTTGGCCACCACTGGTATATATGGTAGAAAGAAGTATATCTTAATAATGGGTAACAGGAAtattcatttacaaacacatatATTGAAAACACCCTTCCTTACACAGAGTTACTTTGATCATGACACAAAACATGATTATGTGGCTCGTGTCAACAGCTTTCCAGCAACAATGGGGATCATAAGGCTCCAGGCGCTGTAGTAAAGGCGATTGGAACCTACAGAATCCTAAAAATAAATTGACAGACTTGTTCCATCAGGTCTGTACTAGTTGACATATGAAAATGCATTTAGTTGAAACTGCATTGTGAAACCAAGTGCTAGCCAGGAGCAGCAGAGATTTCAGTAAACAGTCAACATAGGAcaattagggctagtccacacggggagatagcgacgcgtttgctgtcgaggcgatgcgcttttcaacagtcgcctgaaaatgcctcgccaggctttttcaggcgactgttgaaaagcgcatcgcctcatgttgttagcacaggcgtttttacataggcgcccatacaaaactgtcgcctgcgccggtcgcggcgactgtcgcggcgctttgtcgccgcgaccgcaaacgcgtcgctatctccccgtgtggactagccctaaaaagaCAATTTGGAAGTCTGTTAGGGTAAGATTTCGGGTAAAACATATTGCTGCCCTATATATGCCTGTAAAATGCAGTTAATACACCATTGTTTTCCAAAAAGTGAACTGACAGTCACTACAAAGTAGGAACGAACATGTTTTTCTGTAAACAGGGTGATAACGAGAGTTGGTCaagatttatttagatttatacATGTGTAGATAGAACTTagctttcaatatatatatataaaaaaatcaaatccgtgtttatttattaaaaaattctgaatataaaattttttaaaaaaaaaatgtgtgggaaaATACAAATAGCTCAATTTTTTACTcagttaaacatttaaataattgcCTCCAACATGAACTTTATACTTTACAAACTTTTTGTGCTTTATTAATATCAGACATACAAGTTTTTCTCAGCATAATTCAAATTCAGAAGCTCGCAGATTTGATTTGTTGAAACACTTCAAatccaaatgttgataaatcgCCCCCTATGTGTGTATATCTGAGACAAAGTTTAGGGCAGTGGGCAGCTCTAGAAGAAATCTTTTAGATTTGTAGCCTGGTAGCTCCTTGTTATGTGATTGCCTGTGAATCTTTAAAAATAAGTCAGGAACATTGTTTCTAACAGTAATGTTTTTCTTCAGAATCCCTGATAAATTTATTTGGTCAAAGAGTAAAGGCCCGTCTAGAGAAGTACAACAGCCTCATGTTTAGGTTTTTTTGGGCAACAAGTAGTCAGAATGGAACTTGCACAATCTTCTCTACGTAGTGCACATTCTACAATGACCACTTCCCATGGGCAAACTTATTGCAGGACAGTTGGAACAGCACCactgataaaatatatttaaattaccttttttgcATGTAGGTCATTACAGCAACTTTTCAGGCCATGtggcattttaaatatttaatcagTGGTGCTGTTCCAACTGTTCTGCAATAGGTAACAAGTATTCAGGATGACTGAGTATTCTCTATTATTCAAGGAGCAAGATGTCTGTGGATGCTCATCTCCACTTAGCCATCAACCAGAACATGGACACATTTTGAGGTTTACTCTGTGTGACGGCACTTCCTAGAtaatgtgtgcacaaaatgtgGTCTTTAGAGAATTGTTTTGCAGCGACTGGAGTTGAAAAAATTAACTTCACCAAACCCTGACCCAAACCCAAATGAATTACAAGCACCAGACCCGATCAACCAAATCTCTATTGCTTTTGTGGATGAACTGAAGTAAATCTTACAAACAATGTTATTAGtagaataataacaatattattcTCTCCTACTCAAGAGTACAGAACAATGACAAACTTCCCATTATTACCCTTGTTTAATGTCTGGACGAGCAGGAATTAAGGTCATTATACCGTATTTAATATATTGCCAATGCTTGCAACTTAAGGGCTTTAATAATGAGATACTATAAATAGGGTTCCGTGATTTTGATCCATAGTTCAAGAatataaaaaattgttgaaatggCAAAGGGGTGTGTTATAAGGGTAATAAGACCTCattagtaaatataaatttggaCATTATTGGAGAAAAAAGTTTGAGGGCGTTGGATGAAAGGTGGAATTGATATCAAGTAATTATGTGTTCACAATACACAAGAgatatgaatatcctgtaaaatatatcctatatataaCGTGCTTTACCTTGAAGTTCCATGAACCATATAAAGGCActtaaatatttgcatattttccaATAGGGGGAACCATATTccctatactgtatactgtactgtctgcAGTTGGTGTATACACAATCTTGCACACTTAAAGTAAATTATTACCAATTGTTTGGTGCAGAATGGTGTAGTTTAGTCCTCCGTGTGCTTGGACAGATCATACAATATGGGCTGATGGTTAAATAACCTTAAAATCATCTTTGCTTTTCTAAATAAAGGattatgctgtttttttctactatataaatacagataacAGGCCGGTTACTGTGCAGCCACAATCCTTCTTTTATTTTCATGTGTTGCAGAGAAGGACAAAACAAATCCACAAAAGAAAGGTGAAGATGAGTTGATCCAGAAGATCCAAAAGCTGGTGCAGAAAAGGGACTTCCTGGTTGATGATGCAGAAGTGGAGCGATTAAGGTGAAATTCATGGCACCAAGAGCCTGGGACACTGTAGGGCTTATATCTTTTATACTTGTGTCCCCACAATTTCCCATAGTTCCACCATTTGCTTTTTCCATCACCCCTCCCAGCTGAATGGCTAATTGCCCTGATTCTCACCCCTTGGACAAGTGACAATCTCCTTCCACCTTGGGCACCATACTCTATCACTTATTTACTTCTCTGGCACCCAGGCacttctataaatataaatatttatatgcaaaCAAAAGtacttatttttttctgctttcagggaaaaagaagaagacaaagaaATTGCAGATTTCCTCCGAATCAAATTAAAACCCTTGGACAAAGCGACAAAACCAGCTGCTAGTAAGTGTTTAAGAGACTACTGTGGACAGACACAAAGATAATTATGACGACGGGATGTCTCTCGCACTGTTAATTCCATCCTACAATGTGTGTTCACTTCTGACTCCACTAACTTTCATTCTTTTCCCTTCCCCCCCTGTGCTTCTGAGTTCCATATTCTTTTATCCCTACCCAACCCTATTCCTACAAGCTGGGACAGTTCTACCATaaggtgggttatttactaaaaaccaaattcaaaaatcatgaaaaattcgtgtttttttttatacaattggacttttaaaaaaatcatgaattttccagaatttattaaaccccagaggatggaaaagtctgaatgagaaaatccggcatctcagacccgtcgaggttgcatataagtcaatgggagaagtcccaatgattttttgatgtgcgctgggtttcgtgcaaaaaattccgggcaaaaaaacataagaattcagagttttcgggtgaagaGTCCGAGAAAAccatgaaaatatgatttttcccgCAAAGTAAATTTTCACGAACATGTAAtagtaaataagcgtaaaaaacttgagcggatttgcagcagaaaatgttgagataaaatcagactctgataaataacccccctaaatgaAATGTAGAAAACAAGCCAAACTCCCTAGACAgtaaatttggggggggggacgtcagacaatggcaaaacaaaagatgcttttttttttttacttctttgtattgtgacaaaaagtcatgtgatttccctccccgcctctaatttgcatatgcaaattattattcggtttggttcagcctggcagaaggatttggccgaatccgaatcctgctgaaaaaggactaatcctggccgaatcctgaaccgagtCCTgtattcgttgcatccctagtgtttagcAGGTCTGTTCAGTACTTTTAGATCACAACTTGATCAACTGAGGTTTTTGCAAGTTTCCTAAATCCATTCCAACATTGTAACTTGCTCTCTATGGCCCTCACAGATACTCTAGTAGAGAAGAAACCAGAACTCCCGCCCACCAAGCCTTCCATTACAAAAACAGGAATGGCCATCCTGAAAGATTGCTGTGGCACAACTCAGTGCAGCGTTATGTAACACTTGCTGCCAGGACAACGCTGATCAGAACGCTCCAACGGGATGATGGGTTTCACTTGAAAGGATTCAAAGCATCCAAAATCCTGCTAACCTGAACTGTATGTGCTGTAACGCATTTACCAATAGTGTATCAATAGTGAAACTCTCACTGTCGCATGGATCACTCAAagagcatgtaaaaaaaaaaaaaaagaggagtgTATTTACCAAGGTACATAATATACGGTACAAGTTGGCCGGCAATCATTCCTGGTTTGTAACAGCACTTAGTAAAAGTAGCTGTTAGCAGTCCGGCCCCTTGtgagagaaaaaaacagcagtttgtttGTTACTTAAGAATGACCAGGTTTAGTGAGCCTCATACTGGTCCAACCTGAATAATGCAGCTATATATAAGTAATACTTATATTACACTGCCATTAAAACACACTATCTGTGGCTAGACATCACATggcccaatttttttcattttaatacgtTTTAGTTTTTCTGGTATAGGGGCAGACACTGTTCCCTCTTCAAGTTACTTGGCTTCTTTTCTGGGAAGGTTTCCCGggtaaaaataatgcaaatgtttccACTGAATTTGGCATATGACCCCTGAAatacattttggtgaattttaaaGTGGATACTTGCTGAATATAAACTACATAAAGGAGGCATTTGTTGTACAGACCCAGCAAATAGCAGAAGGGCTGctggtgccatagacagtcactatttagtgggctggtgggaggctgtttgggcctctgtgtacttggaatactagaacctattttgactcccagtccagacctgctctgtgtacttggaatactagaacctattttgactcccagtccagacctgctctgtgtacttggaatactAGAGCCTATTTTGAAACCCAGCCCAGGCTTGAGTTTGTACATATGGGGGACTGCAAGGAATTGAATTTGAAActgctgccccatgtcatgtgacttgtgctctgactgcaagttggagtgatattactcctcccttttccccccccagcagccaaacaaaagatctaagaacagcactcaatagtaaaaacccatgtctcactgagacacattcagttacattgagaagaaaagcagcagtctgccagaaagcatttctctcctaaagtgcaggcacaagtcacatgaccaggggcagttgggaaattgacaaaatatccagccccatgtcagatttcaaaattgaatatagaaaaatctgtttgcccttttgagaaatggatttcagtgcagaattctgctggagtaacactttccgatgacaggatccctttaatggtttGGCACCTTGGTGTCTCTAGTTTGTAGAATAGAAACATAGATGGGACATCTGGAAagtaagcagaaaaaaaagcattgtacACATTGCCCCATAAACAGACTGCTTCTTTATGATTTGTTGCACACTCCAAGAAAACCAACTGTTTACCCATGAGATAAAGATGCCCCAAGTGTCCACTATATTTTAGCATCATGTGTATCATGTTCTCCTTTTTTACTCTCAAACAGTTGCTCACCAAACATGGTCTGACCTTGAGGTTATCTAAGTCATTGGCTCACAAGAAGAATAGTTTAAGGTGTGTAATTCTCCTATCCATGCAGATGGCTAAGTAGCATTGTTCCATTTAATTTGGACCAAATGAGTGGGATCTGAGGAGACACGAGGAGGAGCTGCGGCTTCTCTCATTTCTTCGCCTGGTGATGCCCTATCCACCTGCCTATAAGCGGCAATAGCAGATTAAGTCTTCACTTTTTGACAAAGGACGTGTGCAGGGTGATCTAGCAAAACCACTTTTCCCAAAGAGCCATATGTACGTTGGGCAGTGTGGTTAAAAACGATCAAACGGCTCAACTAAATTTCAGCATTTATAGCCAGCCTATAGTTAGTATTGGTacggtatgggatctattacccagaaagcttgggacctggggttttccagataaaggatcaccataccaaaacatttaaaatgcaaattcaaatgtttgcttatttattcttATAAATAAATCTTAGTGTAAAAAACTTgttgaaataaaatgtgaaaaaaaactaatatataGAATTTGTATTCTACACACCTTTTTCAACTGGTATACAAACTGtcgaaaaaaatccaaaaaagtcatattaaaaaaatggcttaCATTTTGACTAGGTCATCTTCCATTTACTTCTGCATAAACCTATaataagcttttagatgctgaagttttacatttgagctttcTGTGCttaacaaatttgagtttttgaaactaTCATTTGTTTAAGCGCAATGACATTTGACCAGCATCAAATATTAAAATGCACAGCTGATAAACATCCCTTAGGGTTGAGTTTGTGTGGCCAGCATGTTCATCAGCAGTTTCCCAGAGATAAAGACTTTTGGGGAAAACGTTCCCATTTCAGTGTGACAATATGGAACATTCACCGGGATGAAACTGGCTCCCATATAACCTAGCGTTAAGCAAAATATTTCTGGTGGGTATGCAAAAATACACTATTTGTAAAGGCTTGTACTACATTTTCTTGTTGACTGTCCCTTCCGTTACAAGAAACTCTGCCCAAAAAAGGATGGCCTGCTGGACCATCCTTAGAGGCATTCCTCAATCCACAATTCCAAGTATAATGTTTGCGATTTCCCTGTTGAGGGTGAGAGAGAACAAAATTCTGTGTACACACATTCCACTGGGAGCCCCATGACTTGggtggattctgttctcaagttaAGTCTTGGGTCACTaataccctggccttgagggcagagtaATCTGCTTGGctataagagcagttctttgtttttctgtgctgtggagccatatctctatgctctcccacgaACAACTTACTTTTTACAAGTTTTTACTATCAATTTACTGTGATTCCTTTATTTGGGAGTCTGAATCTTTGTGAGTTCACAATCTACGgcgcttgtgtcaaataaactttatcttttcaCCAGTTGCTGAATTACCATGATCTTGCCTCAATTAAGTGCTGTTATATGTCACTATAAAATGGTGTTTAAGGAGAAatcaaccctttaccaaaaaaaacccctaccccccacctCCCGGTgaaatacccctaactttttacttacccctcggtgcagattcagggatcgcagttcgtagcagccatcttccgggtcttcttccggcgcttcggcaatttccgtccattacGGTGCacgcgcagttgttgcaaacggGTTAATTGCGCCAAATTCACATGCGACAATTCGCCTGTCTCcatctcagattaccgaagacccggaagatggctgccatgaactgtgatccctgaatctgcaccaagggctaagtaaaaagttaggggcattccCCCTGGGGGCAGCAAAGCAATGGGAAACAGTTAAGAATTTGGAGTGTCTATACGCACTTTCTTCAAATTTACTtgtaaacacaataaatattcctcttccaaaggaaaaaaaaaaaaaaacatggcaaatgtaAAATATGCTAAAGAAAAAGCAATAAGAGAACTCATGAGAATTGGTAATGGGAGAACCTAATGATGACTAATAATAGCTCAGAAAAAAACAAGGGGAAGGTGATTGAGTAAAGAAAGGCAAGACAAAGCTGCTGCAGTGAGAAAtagaataataatttaattatcagtggccacatttgcacctgggcaataaccaatagcaaccaatcagtgattaggttgtttttttttccagccaactgcaagtagaaaaatgtaagcatttgattggttgtaactgggttactgcccaggtacaaattgaCCCAGTGTATAAAAAGTGAATTCCTAAAATGTGATTTCCCaaaatgattagctttttatacTAATTATACTTATTCTGTATACTACTAGTCATACTCCAGCTTCTTTATACAACTATCCCAGATTCTGACAccttgttcagtataaaaataaaaatggtataaatagcccatgaaaaataaaaaagtttcctAATACagctagaaaaaaatgtaatgtataaagtgaccggatgtctaacacaatagccagaaaccaacttcctgctttacagctctcctggtttccactgattggttaccaggcagtaaacaatcagtgacttgaaggggggcacatgggggggaactgttgcttttgaatctgagctgaatgccgatgatcaattgcaaactcactgaacagttatgtcccacatggccccccttcaagtcactgactaactcagagttagagagctgaaaagcaggaagttatatTCTGTTCTGTAATGTTTGACATTcgcttactccagcctttatacattacacttttgcctaactaactatattagaaacattttttattttgcacagcctgtttatttacccagtttttatttttacactgaactgttgatTTAACAGAAACCATATATAAACACGACTATTGCTTAGCAGCTGGAATCCCACACCTCTTTAAGCTACCATGGCAGCAGAAGAGGGCAGAGTCATTTTCATTACCTAGTTAGGGGGGAACTGGATGCCCCAATGGTAGCCAAGTTCTACATTATACCCATTCCCTTTGGCTGCTGGAAGTTAAGCTGGCAGAAATATAGATTTTAATTGCCTAATTACACAGTCTAACTAAAGGAATTAAAGGAAATAGTAGTTTACAAGTCTCTGAGCAGAGAATTCCTTCACTTTGAAAGTCATACCTGCCTGCCATCATAGAGGCACCGGTTGTGCCAAGGACTTTGCTGTTGCAGCTGTATAGGTGCGGAATACTGAATACAATTTGAGGTACATGAGGGGCCCAGTTAGAGCACATTTGTATTGTCTTCAGATTTTAAGGTTCAGGCTCCCCTTGTATGGCCCAACATCTGGCCACCCACTTAGGCtggatataaatataatgcacaagagccataaataccCTGCAAATGATATcaatataaacagtgcttagtgatatcatcagttttAGTGATATTAATTGTTACACAATTCACTcattggggggtcatttataaagtttgttctGCGCATATTAATTCACAAATGGttatactgattttttttccctgaatgctgaaatattgcactgctgtgtcagtctttccattttattttgtaaattcgcctggcacacaTATGGGTCTCAAATGAGATGAGCGTTTGCATaagtgcgcccactgtgcaatgttgttgtgcgtgaaaatagcgaAATTTATGTTTACAATTAGAGattatattttgcaaatattttctctgccaccaaagtcgtGGTGTAACTCAAACGCAGATTGTGCACATAAATAGTCGCCATTTGCGATTACGCCATAGTTAAACAGCGGTTATGGACATTTGCAGCACACAGACCCTCAAACCCCATTAAACATTCGGGAAGGGCCTGCTGCTTTGGGGTTCACGAGGGGAGCTCAATTAAATGCACAAAGAAAGGAGAAATTTTA
The Xenopus laevis strain J_2021 chromosome 9_10S, Xenopus_laevis_v10.1, whole genome shotgun sequence DNA segment above includes these coding regions:
- the bmerb1.S gene encoding bMERB domain-containing protein 1 codes for the protein MQTSMELKKSISTTKETEKPMKSYGAVEETDWKAGGRISQLDIVSMAETTMTPEEIELEMTKIQRLREVLVRRESELRFMIDDIQLCKEIMSLKQELQTLVDVPEKDKTNPQKKGEDELIQKIQKLVQKRDFLVDDAEVERLREKEEDKEIADFLRIKLKPLDKATKPAANTLVEKKPELPPTKPSITKTGMAILKDCCGTTQCSVM